Proteins co-encoded in one Colletes latitarsis isolate SP2378_abdomen chromosome 2, iyColLati1, whole genome shotgun sequence genomic window:
- the Rogdi gene encoding rogdi atypical leucine zipper isoform X2 translates to MQIAPGVKKMADCEKEEAHNLQMEFEWVLHEEVHSSLSQLRNILMECAQRFPLALFGNDQHNKTDRFIFAAPHDQVKCIAVLTGDSITSADVNFKVQRQQNVNMRTSIQNEHPWKLQQIQDAANHLQQAIAHIDNVDHHYPFKTSDEVMHILGNILGCLQRSRTSLIVPRKKTIDDLIKSRNMSLNPNLPENLAISFYIQSYKLVLAVYQLENAHGSVKYETQQAECSVPWLNDALVLLTIALQLCQRLKDKICVFSQYKDFTVSSHVPSTVGW, encoded by the exons ATGCAGATAGCACCCGGAGTGAAAAAAATGGCCGACTGCGAGAAGGAGGAGGCTCACAATCTC cAAATGGAATTTGAATGGGTACTTCATGAAGAAGTTCATTCTTCACTGTCACAGTTGAGGAATATTTTAATG GAATGTGCACAAAGATTTCCATTAGCATTATTTGGCAATGATCAACACAATAAGACAGACAGATTTATATTTGCTGCCCCACATGACCAAGTGAAATGCATAGCTGTTTTAACTGGTGATAGCATTACAAGCGCT GATGTAAACTTTAAAGTTCAACGACAACAAAATGTTAATATGAGAACAAGCATACAAAATGAGCATCCTTGGAAATTACAGCAAATACAGGATGCTGCTAATCACTTACAACAAGCTATTGCTCATATAGACAATGTTGATCATCATTATCCTTTTAAAACATCTGATGAAGTTATGCATATATTAGGAAATATATTAGGTTGTCTTCAACGTAGtcgaacaagtttaattgttccTAGGAAGAAAACCATTGATGATCTTATTAAAAGCCGTAATATG TCTTTGAATCCAAATCTTCCAGAAAATTTGGCTATTAGTTTTTACATTCAAAGTTACAAGTTGGTTCTAGCAGTGTATCAACTAGAAAATGCGCATGGTAGTGTAAAATATGAAACCCAACAAGCAGAATGCAGTGTACCCTGGTTAAATGATGCTCTAGTATTGCTCACTATAGCATTACAGCTTTGCCAGCGGTTAAAAGATAAG ATCTGTGTTTTTTCTCAATATAAAGATTTTACGGTGAGTTCTCATGTTCCATCTACAGTGGGCTGGTAA
- the Rogdi gene encoding rogdi atypical leucine zipper isoform X1, translating to MQIAPGVKKMADCEKEEAHNLQMEFEWVLHEEVHSSLSQLRNILMECAQRFPLALFGNDQHNKTDRFIFAAPHDQVKCIAVLTGDSITSADVNFKVQRQQNVNMRTSIQNEHPWKLQQIQDAANHLQQAIAHIDNVDHHYPFKTSDEVMHILGNILGCLQRSRTSLIVPRKKTIDDLIKSRNMKSLNPNLPENLAISFYIQSYKLVLAVYQLENAHGSVKYETQQAECSVPWLNDALVLLTIALQLCQRLKDKICVFSQYKDFTVSSHVPSTVGW from the exons ATGCAGATAGCACCCGGAGTGAAAAAAATGGCCGACTGCGAGAAGGAGGAGGCTCACAATCTC cAAATGGAATTTGAATGGGTACTTCATGAAGAAGTTCATTCTTCACTGTCACAGTTGAGGAATATTTTAATG GAATGTGCACAAAGATTTCCATTAGCATTATTTGGCAATGATCAACACAATAAGACAGACAGATTTATATTTGCTGCCCCACATGACCAAGTGAAATGCATAGCTGTTTTAACTGGTGATAGCATTACAAGCGCT GATGTAAACTTTAAAGTTCAACGACAACAAAATGTTAATATGAGAACAAGCATACAAAATGAGCATCCTTGGAAATTACAGCAAATACAGGATGCTGCTAATCACTTACAACAAGCTATTGCTCATATAGACAATGTTGATCATCATTATCCTTTTAAAACATCTGATGAAGTTATGCATATATTAGGAAATATATTAGGTTGTCTTCAACGTAGtcgaacaagtttaattgttccTAGGAAGAAAACCATTGATGATCTTATTAAAAGCCGTAATATG AAGTCTTTGAATCCAAATCTTCCAGAAAATTTGGCTATTAGTTTTTACATTCAAAGTTACAAGTTGGTTCTAGCAGTGTATCAACTAGAAAATGCGCATGGTAGTGTAAAATATGAAACCCAACAAGCAGAATGCAGTGTACCCTGGTTAAATGATGCTCTAGTATTGCTCACTATAGCATTACAGCTTTGCCAGCGGTTAAAAGATAAG ATCTGTGTTTTTTCTCAATATAAAGATTTTACGGTGAGTTCTCATGTTCCATCTACAGTGGGCTGGTAA